One part of the Candidatus Hydrogenedentota bacterium genome encodes these proteins:
- the glgX gene encoding glycogen debranching protein GlgX encodes MREKTDYTKLRVIPGRPYPVGPAVYDSGIRFTVFSRHARRVWLALFDGPDDTEPAWEYELDPARHRTGDMWSVFVENLREDAYYLFRMAGPWDPKRGHRFNPRVYLLDPYAKALVGDIHRGPGFMKCVAVYDRMDWPDDVRPRIPMADLVIYEAHVRGFTRHPSSGAAHPGTYRGLIEKIPHLKALGVNAVELLPVHETGEYWLGRCSVITGKELTNYWGYSTIGFFAPTGRYAVRATDSGHLEEFRGMVRALHAAGIEVILDVVFNHTSEGNAEGPTLSFKGLDNTIYYLMRDGEYLNFSGCGNTVNCNHPLVRDFILDSLRYWTAAMHVDGFRFDLASILGRDQQGHVQEDSPLLARIAEDPVLRDVKLIAEAWDAGGAYQVGSFGGSRWAEWNGMYRDDTRRFWRGDPGMAGAFATRLAGSEDLYARSGRTPLQSINFVTCHDGFTLADLWAHNLKHNAANGEGNRDGQDENFSWNCGAEGPVDNPDIRALRLRMQKNLAATLFLSAGVPMMLGGDEFGRTQQGNNNAYCQDNEISWMDWSLAETNAELLRFFRGIIRFRAENPGLRRKTFYRGDGPEGPDLAWRGPDGGPPRWEDGVNTLACVLHPRENAGTAVFMAFNAAAFTVSFRLPDGNTWRKRVDTGAASPMDMTDGDGAPEVTGEVLLAPRSLVVLTRKDG; translated from the coding sequence ATGCGCGAGAAGACGGACTACACGAAGCTGCGGGTGATCCCCGGCCGCCCCTACCCGGTGGGGCCCGCAGTCTATGATTCGGGGATCCGGTTCACGGTGTTCAGCCGCCATGCGCGGCGCGTGTGGCTGGCATTGTTCGACGGGCCGGACGACACGGAGCCGGCCTGGGAGTATGAGCTGGACCCCGCGCGCCACCGCACGGGCGACATGTGGTCGGTGTTCGTGGAGAACCTGCGCGAGGACGCATATTACCTTTTCCGCATGGCGGGGCCCTGGGACCCGAAACGCGGCCACCGGTTCAACCCGCGCGTCTACCTGCTTGACCCCTACGCGAAGGCCCTGGTCGGCGACATCCACCGGGGTCCCGGATTCATGAAGTGCGTGGCCGTGTATGACCGCATGGACTGGCCGGACGACGTGCGGCCGCGGATTCCCATGGCGGACCTGGTCATCTATGAGGCCCATGTGCGCGGGTTCACCCGGCACCCGTCGTCGGGCGCGGCGCACCCGGGCACCTACCGCGGCCTCATCGAAAAGATTCCGCATCTGAAGGCGCTCGGGGTGAACGCGGTGGAGCTGCTGCCCGTGCACGAGACCGGGGAGTACTGGCTGGGCCGCTGCAGCGTGATCACCGGAAAGGAGCTGACGAACTACTGGGGGTACAGCACCATCGGCTTCTTCGCGCCGACGGGGCGCTACGCCGTCCGCGCCACGGACAGCGGGCACCTGGAGGAGTTCCGCGGGATGGTGCGCGCCCTGCACGCCGCGGGCATCGAGGTGATCCTCGACGTGGTGTTCAACCACACCTCGGAGGGGAACGCGGAGGGGCCGACGCTCTCGTTCAAGGGGCTGGACAACACCATCTACTACCTGATGCGGGACGGCGAGTACCTCAATTTCAGCGGCTGCGGCAACACGGTGAACTGCAACCACCCGCTCGTGCGCGACTTCATCCTCGACAGCCTGCGCTACTGGACCGCCGCCATGCACGTGGACGGGTTCCGGTTCGACCTGGCCTCCATCCTCGGCCGCGACCAGCAGGGGCATGTCCAGGAGGACTCGCCCCTCCTCGCGCGCATCGCCGAGGACCCCGTGCTCCGCGACGTGAAGCTCATCGCGGAGGCGTGGGACGCCGGGGGCGCGTACCAGGTGGGCTCCTTCGGCGGGTCGCGGTGGGCCGAGTGGAACGGCATGTACCGCGACGACACGCGGCGCTTCTGGCGCGGCGACCCGGGCATGGCCGGCGCCTTCGCCACGCGCCTCGCGGGCAGCGAGGACCTCTACGCCCGCTCCGGGCGCACGCCCCTCCAGTCCATCAACTTCGTCACCTGCCACGACGGATTCACGCTGGCCGACCTGTGGGCGCACAACCTCAAGCACAACGCCGCCAACGGCGAGGGCAACCGCGACGGCCAGGACGAGAATTTCAGCTGGAACTGCGGCGCCGAGGGGCCGGTGGACAACCCCGACATCCGCGCCCTGCGCCTGCGCATGCAGAAGAACCTCGCCGCCACGCTCTTCCTCTCGGCGGGCGTGCCCATGATGCTCGGCGGCGACGAGTTCGGGCGCACCCAGCAGGGGAACAACAACGCCTACTGCCAGGACAACGAGATTTCCTGGATGGACTGGTCGCTCGCCGAAACGAACGCGGAGCTGCTCCGCTTCTTCCGCGGGATCATCCGGTTCCGCGCGGAGAATCCGGGACTGCGCCGCAAGACCTTCTACCGCGGCGACGGCCCGGAAGGGCCGGACCTCGCCTGGCGCGGACCGGACGGCGGCCCGCCCCGGTGGGAGGACGGCGTGAACACGCTGGCCTGCGTCCTGCACCCGCGCGAGAACGCGGGCACTGCGGTGTTCATGGCCTTCAACGCCGCCGCCTTCACCGTCTCCTTCCGCCTGCCCGACGGGAACACCTGGCGGAAACGGGTGGACACGGGCGCGGCATCCCCGATGGACATGACAGACGGGGACGGCGCCCCGGAAGTGACCGGGGAAGTCCTGCTGGCGCCCAGGTCATTGGTGGTGCTGACGCGGAAGGACGGCTGA
- a CDS encoding flavodoxin family protein, which yields MKVVAFNGSPRKGGNTELLLRKVLEPIAAAGIETELIQVGGKEVRGCQACYACFQNKDCRCANDRDEMNAWIAKILEADAVVIGSPTYFAGPSAEVTALLDRVGLVACANNAMLSRKIGAAVVAVRRGGAGGVQDAINHMFLMTRMIVPGSTYWNMGFGLEKGEAANDAEGLNNMKDLGETIAWLVKAVANADGGGAFSGRLCCSE from the coding sequence ATGAAGGTTGTCGCGTTCAATGGAAGCCCGCGCAAGGGCGGCAACACGGAACTGCTGCTGCGGAAGGTGCTGGAGCCCATCGCCGCGGCGGGCATTGAGACGGAGCTCATCCAGGTGGGCGGCAAAGAGGTGCGGGGGTGCCAGGCCTGCTACGCGTGCTTCCAGAACAAGGACTGCCGCTGCGCGAACGACCGCGACGAGATGAACGCGTGGATCGCGAAGATCCTGGAGGCGGACGCCGTGGTGATCGGGTCGCCCACCTATTTCGCCGGGCCTTCGGCGGAGGTCACGGCGCTGCTTGACCGCGTGGGGCTGGTGGCCTGCGCCAACAACGCCATGCTCAGCCGCAAGATCGGCGCGGCCGTGGTGGCCGTGCGGCGCGGCGGCGCGGGCGGCGTGCAGGACGCCATCAACCACATGTTCCTCATGACCCGCATGATCGTGCCGGGGTCCACCTACTGGAACATGGGCTTCGGCCTGGAAAAGGGCGAGGCCGCCAACGACGCCGAGGGCCTCAACAACATGAAGGACCTCGGCGAGACCATCGCGTGGCTCGTGAAGGCCGTCGCGAACGCGGACGGCGGCGGCGCGTTCTCCGGCCGCCTCTGCTGCTCCGAGTAG